The Synechocystis sp. PCC 7509 genome includes a window with the following:
- a CDS encoding NYN domain-containing protein, with translation MSCLMNRLSIFVDGNNMFYAQQKNGWFFDPRRVLEYLRKEKLNTELINAFWYTGLKDAQDQRGFRDALISLGYTVRTKILKEYYDDTSGRYSQKANLDIEIVIDMFNTVEQYDRVVLFSGDGDFERAIELLRSKSTHITVVSTEGMIARELRNVTDRYIDLNDIREYIEKLDL, from the coding sequence ATGTCATGTTTAATGAATCGGCTGTCTATTTTTGTAGACGGCAACAATATGTTTTATGCTCAACAAAAAAATGGGTGGTTTTTCGATCCGAGGCGAGTATTAGAATATTTAAGAAAAGAAAAACTCAACACAGAATTAATTAATGCTTTTTGGTATACAGGATTAAAAGACGCTCAAGATCAAAGAGGTTTTCGAGACGCTTTAATTAGCTTGGGATACACTGTAAGAACAAAAATACTTAAAGAATATTACGACGATACATCGGGGAGATACTCGCAAAAAGCAAACTTAGATATAGAAATAGTTATAGATATGTTTAATACCGTAGAGCAATACGACCGAGTAGTATTATTTAGCGGAGATGGTGATTTTGAGAGAGCAATTGAACTATTAAGATCGAAAAGTACGCATATTACAGTTGTATCAACTGAAGGAATGATTGCTAGAGAATTGCGTAATGTTACGGATAGATATATAGATTTGAACGATATTCGAGAATATATTGAAAAGCTAGACTTATAA
- a CDS encoding RNA methyltransferase has translation MFTHSQKLASVRIVLVEPAGDRNIGAIARVMKNFGLQQLILVNPQCDPHSEDAQQMAVHAQDVLAAAQIVETLPEALQGCVRAIATTARFREQLPLEHPHRALPWLLETPLEQPSALIFGPECRGLSNQELNYAQRFVCIPSNPDYSSLNLAQAVAVCCYELTQSVEFSTGDRTETPDYAAFDELEAYYQHLQQVLLTIGYIYPHTAASRMEKFRHIFNRAYLDKNELNMLRGILTQMQWALQKNAKPE, from the coding sequence ATGTTTACTCACTCACAAAAACTAGCATCAGTACGAATTGTTTTAGTCGAACCTGCGGGCGATCGCAATATCGGCGCAATTGCTAGAGTGATGAAAAATTTTGGTTTACAGCAGCTAATTTTAGTTAATCCGCAGTGCGATCCCCATTCAGAAGACGCGCAACAAATGGCCGTTCACGCCCAAGACGTTTTAGCGGCGGCGCAGATTGTTGAGACGCTACCAGAGGCTTTGCAGGGCTGCGTGCGGGCGATCGCTACTACCGCCCGATTTCGGGAACAGTTACCCCTAGAACACCCGCATAGGGCTTTACCTTGGCTATTAGAAACGCCCCTTGAGCAACCCTCCGCCCTGATTTTTGGACCCGAATGCCGAGGACTAAGCAATCAAGAATTAAACTATGCTCAACGCTTTGTCTGCATTCCCTCTAACCCCGATTATTCATCGCTTAACTTGGCACAGGCGGTGGCTGTTTGCTGTTATGAGCTTACACAATCGGTAGAATTTTCGACGGGCGATCGCACCGAAACCCCAGACTATGCAGCCTTTGATGAATTAGAAGCCTATTATCAGCACTTGCAACAGGTTTTACTCACTATTGGCTATATTTATCCCCATACCGCCGCAAGTCGGATGGAAAAATTTCGCCATATATTTAACCGCGCTTATCTTGACAAAAACGAGCTAAATATGTTAAGGGGTATTTTAACTCAAATGCAGTGGGCGTTACAAAAGAACGCCAAGCCAGAATAA
- a CDS encoding DUF2256 domain-containing protein produces the protein MPRSKSDLPTKICPVCQRPFTWRKKWVDCWDDVKYCSERCRRRKSTSPQ, from the coding sequence ATGCCACGTTCTAAATCAGATTTACCAACAAAAATTTGTCCTGTATGTCAGCGTCCTTTCACTTGGCGCAAAAAATGGGTTGATTGCTGGGATGATGTGAAATACTGCTCGGAGCGCTGTCGCCGTCGTAAAAGCACAAGTCCGCAGTAG
- a CDS encoding 2-isopropylmalate synthase, with the protein MTNDQQERVIIFDTTLRDGEQCPGATLNVDEKLLIAKQLARLGVDVIEAGFAYASPGDFEAIKKVAEAVGTENGPVICSLARAIKNDIKAAAESLKPAAKGRIHTFISTSDIHLEYQLKKTQAEVLEIAGEMVAYAKSFMDDVEFSTMDATRTDPEYLYQVLERAIAAGATTVNIPDTVGYTTPSEFGALIKGIKENVPNIDKAIISVHGHNDIGLGVANFLEAVKNGARQLECAINGIGERAGNTALEEVVMALHVRRQYFNPFLGRSAESEAPLTNIDTRQIYKTSRLVSTLTGMLVQPNKAIVGANAFAHESGIHQDGILKNKLTYEIMDAESIGLTNNQIVLGKHSGRNAFGTRLKELGFDLPEDELNKAFLKFKDLADKKKDISDWDLEAIANDEIQASPEMFRVELVQVSCGDRSTPTATVTLRTPEGKELTDAAIGTGPVDAVYKAINRVINVPNELIEFSVQSVTAGIDAIGEVTIRLRYEDRVFSGHAANTDIIVASAQAYVNALNRLYGSLKQEKRSQMAQEV; encoded by the coding sequence ATGACTAACGACCAACAAGAAAGAGTAATCATTTTTGACACTACATTACGCGATGGGGAACAATGTCCCGGAGCAACGCTAAACGTAGATGAGAAGCTATTAATTGCCAAGCAATTAGCAAGGCTAGGTGTAGATGTAATTGAAGCGGGGTTTGCTTACGCAAGTCCGGGAGACTTTGAAGCAATAAAAAAAGTTGCTGAGGCTGTAGGGACAGAAAATGGCCCAGTAATTTGTTCTTTAGCAAGAGCAATCAAAAACGACATTAAAGCCGCCGCAGAATCATTAAAACCCGCAGCAAAAGGCAGAATACATACATTTATTTCTACCTCTGATATTCATTTAGAGTATCAGTTGAAAAAAACTCAAGCTGAGGTTTTAGAGATTGCTGGAGAAATGGTAGCTTATGCCAAATCCTTTATGGATGATGTGGAGTTTTCCACAATGGATGCAACCCGCACCGATCCTGAATATTTGTATCAAGTGTTAGAAAGAGCGATCGCAGCAGGAGCAACAACGGTTAATATTCCAGATACGGTAGGCTACACAACTCCTAGCGAATTTGGCGCGTTAATTAAAGGGATTAAAGAAAATGTCCCTAATATTGACAAAGCAATTATTTCCGTTCACGGACATAATGATATTGGTTTGGGGGTGGCTAATTTCCTAGAAGCCGTGAAAAATGGCGCAAGGCAACTAGAATGCGCGATTAATGGCATTGGTGAGCGGGCTGGAAATACCGCCTTAGAAGAAGTTGTGATGGCGTTGCACGTGCGGCGGCAGTATTTCAACCCATTTTTGGGTAGAAGCGCCGAATCTGAAGCACCACTAACCAATATTGACACTCGCCAAATTTATAAGACTTCTCGCTTAGTTTCGACTTTGACAGGAATGCTAGTACAGCCAAATAAAGCAATTGTGGGTGCAAATGCTTTTGCTCACGAGTCGGGAATTCACCAAGACGGAATTCTCAAAAACAAGCTCACCTATGAGATTATGGACGCGGAATCAATTGGACTTACCAATAATCAAATTGTTTTAGGCAAACATTCTGGGCGCAATGCTTTCGGGACTAGACTAAAAGAATTAGGCTTTGATTTGCCTGAAGATGAGCTAAATAAAGCTTTTTTGAAGTTTAAAGATTTAGCAGATAAGAAAAAAGATATTTCTGATTGGGATTTAGAAGCGATCGCTAATGACGAAATCCAAGCAAGTCCCGAAATGTTCCGTGTAGAATTAGTACAGGTTTCTTGTGGCGATCGCTCTACACCGACGGCTACAGTAACATTGCGGACTCCTGAAGGCAAAGAATTAACTGATGCGGCGATCGGTACGGGTCCAGTAGATGCGGTATATAAGGCGATTAATCGGGTAATAAATGTACCCAATGAATTAATTGAGTTTTCGGTACAATCTGTAACGGCGGGAATAGATGCGATCGGCGAAGTTACAATTCGATTGCGCTATGAAGATCGGGTATTTTCCGGTCATGCCGCCAATACTGACATTATTGTCGCTTCAGCCCAGGCTTATGTAAATGCCTTGAATAGATTGTATGGCTCATTGAAACAAGAAAAGCGCAGCCAAATGGCGCAAGAAGTGTAA
- a CDS encoding response regulator, which produces MVSTYKTKTTLVTDTDLAPAKILVVDDYQANRMTAMALLSLEGYEVSEAESGELALERVMKIQPDLILLDVMMPEMDGFEVCQQLKQDEQTRLIPVIFITALDDKQSRIRGIEAGGDDFLTKPFDRPELSARVKSLIRQKRLNEDLDHTEQVLFSIARAVESRDPNTGDHCGRLVNLGETFGQFLKLTRSQMRNLQWGGYLHDIGKVGIPDAVLLKEGKLTPPEWEIMKQHVTIGEKICQPLRTMRGVIPIIRHHHERWNGSGYPYGLVGDEIPYLAQVFQMIDIYDALTSDRPYKRAFTPEEALEILAQERDLGWRSPKLVQKFTEFIHLQKSI; this is translated from the coding sequence ATGGTTTCTACTTATAAAACAAAAACAACTTTGGTTACTGATACTGACTTAGCTCCAGCCAAAATATTAGTAGTAGATGACTACCAAGCCAATCGGATGACAGCAATGGCTCTTTTATCCTTGGAAGGTTATGAAGTTTCCGAAGCTGAAAGTGGGGAGCTAGCTTTAGAGCGAGTAATGAAAATTCAGCCAGACTTGATATTGCTAGACGTGATGATGCCAGAAATGGACGGGTTTGAAGTCTGTCAGCAACTCAAACAAGACGAACAAACTAGATTAATACCAGTAATTTTTATTACAGCACTCGACGATAAACAGTCAAGAATTCGCGGAATAGAAGCAGGGGGAGATGACTTTTTAACTAAACCCTTTGATCGCCCCGAATTATCAGCGCGGGTTAAATCTTTAATTCGCCAAAAACGACTAAACGAAGACTTGGATCATACCGAACAAGTGCTATTTTCTATAGCTAGAGCCGTAGAAAGCCGCGATCCTAATACTGGAGATCATTGCGGGCGCTTGGTAAACTTGGGGGAAACCTTTGGACAATTTCTAAAACTGACCCGTTCCCAAATGCGAAACTTGCAATGGGGTGGTTATTTACACGATATTGGTAAAGTTGGCATTCCTGACGCTGTGCTGCTCAAAGAGGGAAAGCTCACACCTCCAGAATGGGAGATTATGAAGCAGCACGTGACAATTGGCGAGAAAATTTGTCAGCCTTTACGGACGATGCGAGGAGTGATCCCGATTATCCGCCATCATCACGAGCGTTGGAATGGTTCGGGCTATCCCTACGGATTGGTAGGCGATGAGATTCCGTATTTAGCTCAAGTATTTCAGATGATTGATATTTACGACGCACTGACAAGCGATCGCCCTTACAAACGAGCTTTTACGCCGGAAGAAGCCTTGGAAATCTTGGCTCAAGAGAGAGATTTAGGCTGGCGTAGCCCTAAATTAGTGCAAAAGTTTACGGAGTTTATTCACCTGCAAAAATCTATTTAG
- a CDS encoding sulfurtransferase produces MDIPTVVSAAWLYEHREDTHIAIADCRFSLADPALGAQQYNTSHIPGAEYFHLNKDLSSPVQQHGGRHPLPDPEVLAQKLSTMGIDAQTIVVAYDDSRFAFAARLWWLLRYLGHDRVAVLDGGFKAWQSLKLPVTDAISTKTPTQFICHLQPSLRVDIAEVKARKDLPGVVLIDSREIPRYLGKSEPIDPIAGHIPGAVNYPWQEVSSSDGYLYSSQEQRQHWQQLQGREIIVYCGSGVTACVNLLSLHLAEIDTSALYVGSWSDWCSYLLVDS; encoded by the coding sequence ATGGATATACCAACAGTAGTTTCTGCCGCCTGGCTTTACGAACATCGAGAAGATACGCATATTGCGATCGCTGATTGTCGTTTTTCTCTAGCAGATCCCGCCTTGGGAGCGCAACAGTACAATACTAGCCACATTCCGGGGGCGGAGTATTTCCACCTCAACAAAGACCTTTCTAGCCCCGTGCAGCAGCATGGTGGGAGACATCCATTACCCGATCCGGAAGTTTTAGCCCAAAAGTTATCAACAATGGGTATAGATGCTCAAACAATCGTTGTCGCTTACGACGATTCGCGCTTTGCTTTTGCTGCTCGTTTGTGGTGGCTGCTGCGCTATTTAGGACACGATCGCGTTGCTGTATTAGATGGAGGGTTTAAAGCTTGGCAAAGCCTGAAATTGCCCGTTACAGACGCTATTAGTACAAAGACACCAACACAATTTATTTGTCACTTGCAACCATCGCTTCGAGTAGACATCGCTGAGGTTAAAGCCCGTAAAGATTTGCCTGGAGTAGTGCTAATTGATTCAAGAGAAATTCCCCGCTATCTCGGCAAAAGTGAACCTATAGACCCTATTGCTGGGCATATTCCGGGAGCGGTTAACTATCCTTGGCAAGAGGTTTCTAGTAGCGATGGATACTTGTATTCTTCTCAAGAGCAACGTCAACATTGGCAACAACTACAAGGGCGGGAAATTATTGTTTATTGTGGTTCTGGGGTGACTGCTTGCGTTAATTTATTGTCTTTACATCTAGCAGAAATTGATACTTCTGCCCTTTATGTTGGTAGCTGGAGCGATTGGTGTAGTTACTTATTAGTTGATAGCTAA
- a CDS encoding serine hydrolase, whose protein sequence is MEQPLTGKKSLLSQVTMNSARKEASKNSQTSSQDIKIPYKNENLQPIAARDALNPEIALGGQTRIETSVMNRKSRSRPVNLPPKAALNHQRANPSSPTIPATPKVDKVTPLITKKRLVKRKKSDGLLTYALRLIIFGVGTFAIAGTLLSVLNPATRINQQAQPKVNKTIVSTAKALTPLALTLNQEIMPLKAAVQQLGAKNKGLTPGAFFVDLDTKNYLDWNGSLPFAAASTIKVPVLVAFFQDVDTGKIRLDEKLTIEKKIIGGGSGGMQYQPLGTKYTALNTATQMIVVSDNTATNMLIKRMGGIKVLNERFQAWGLESTKINNLLPDLTGTNTTSPKDMGNLMSLVDRGELMTLRSRDRLLEIMRRTKTRTLLPQGLGEGAIIAHKTGDIGSMVGDVGLVDMPNGKRYIAVAMVKRPHNDSRAQELIRQISRLSYQQFTKPVATQVMPSPTPFITTIPTQGAVEAGQSPR, encoded by the coding sequence GTGGAACAGCCGTTGACCGGGAAAAAGTCGCTCTTGTCACAAGTTACGATGAATTCTGCTAGAAAAGAGGCAAGTAAAAACTCCCAAACTAGCAGTCAAGATATTAAAATTCCTTATAAGAATGAAAATTTGCAGCCAATAGCCGCAAGGGATGCTTTAAATCCTGAAATAGCGCTAGGTGGGCAAACTAGGATTGAAACATCAGTAATGAACCGTAAATCGCGATCGCGTCCAGTAAATTTACCCCCAAAGGCGGCGCTCAATCACCAACGGGCAAATCCATCGTCGCCAACTATCCCCGCAACTCCAAAAGTAGATAAGGTGACACCACTAATTACAAAAAAGCGCCTCGTAAAGCGCAAAAAATCTGATGGGTTATTGACGTATGCCTTACGCTTAATAATTTTTGGCGTGGGAACTTTTGCGATCGCTGGAACTTTATTATCGGTGCTAAATCCGGCAACGCGGATAAATCAGCAAGCTCAACCAAAGGTCAACAAAACTATCGTCAGCACCGCTAAAGCCCTAACACCTCTAGCTTTAACGCTAAATCAAGAAATCATGCCCTTAAAAGCCGCCGTACAGCAGTTAGGAGCAAAAAATAAAGGACTGACACCGGGAGCTTTTTTTGTCGATCTAGATACCAAAAATTATTTAGATTGGAATGGCTCGTTACCTTTTGCCGCCGCCAGCACGATCAAAGTTCCCGTGCTTGTAGCCTTTTTTCAAGATGTAGATACGGGAAAAATTCGCTTAGATGAAAAGCTGACCATCGAAAAAAAAATAATTGGTGGCGGTTCTGGAGGGATGCAGTATCAACCGTTGGGAACAAAGTATACAGCTTTGAATACAGCAACCCAAATGATTGTAGTTAGCGATAATACGGCGACAAATATGCTAATCAAGCGCATGGGAGGGATAAAAGTTTTAAATGAACGCTTCCAAGCTTGGGGTTTAGAATCGACAAAAATTAATAACCTCTTACCTGATTTGACGGGAACAAATACCACCAGTCCAAAGGATATGGGAAATTTGATGAGTTTGGTAGATCGGGGGGAATTGATGACTTTAAGATCCCGCGATCGCTTATTGGAAATTATGCGTCGTACCAAAACTAGAACTTTACTCCCCCAAGGCTTAGGAGAGGGAGCAATCATTGCTCACAAAACTGGTGATATTGGCTCTATGGTGGGAGATGTTGGTTTAGTTGATATGCCAAATGGTAAGCGTTATATTGCGGTGGCAATGGTCAAGCGTCCCCATAATGACAGTCGCGCTCAAGAATTGATCCGCCAAATTTCTCGCCTTAGTTACCAGCAATTTACTAAGCCCGTCGCCACTCAAGTTATGCCTAGTCCAACACCTTTTATTACTACAATTCCCACCCAGGGAGCCGTAGAAGCGGGTCAAAGTCCGAGATAA
- a CDS encoding isoaspartyl peptidase/L-asparaginase: MQPKLIIHGGAGSSLKGKGGVESVRRSLNQVIEEVYALLKSGAKASDAVVLGCQLLEDDPRFNAGTGSVLQSDGQIRMSAALMDGTSQRFSGAINVSRLQHPIDLAHHLQNSPDRVLSDYGSAELLRELQIPLYNPLTELRLEEWMQERQENFVKTMAGVVAEPELVENAGRGTIGVVALDSQGNLAVGTSTGGKGFERIGRVSDSAMPAGNYATMHAAVSCTGIGEDIIDECLAARIVVRVTDGLSLHAAMKRTFAEAHKNQRDLGAIALDATGAIAWGKTSEVLLAAFHDGEKIGDTLETNEGTLTGCLEG; this comes from the coding sequence GTGCAGCCTAAGTTAATTATTCATGGTGGGGCGGGGAGTTCGTTAAAAGGTAAAGGAGGAGTAGAATCTGTTAGACGCAGCCTCAACCAAGTTATCGAAGAAGTTTATGCTTTGCTCAAGTCAGGAGCAAAAGCCAGCGATGCAGTGGTGCTGGGTTGCCAGCTATTAGAAGACGATCCCCGCTTTAACGCCGGAACGGGTTCAGTGCTGCAATCGGATGGACAAATCCGCATGAGCGCCGCCTTAATGGACGGTACAAGTCAGCGCTTTAGCGGTGCTATCAATGTATCGCGCTTACAGCACCCAATTGATTTAGCCCACCACTTACAAAATTCTCCCGATCGCGTTTTATCCGATTATGGATCGGCGGAACTATTAAGGGAATTACAAATACCGCTTTACAATCCCCTCACCGAATTGCGCCTAGAAGAATGGATGCAGGAACGTCAAGAGAATTTCGTGAAAACGATGGCGGGAGTTGTCGCGGAACCGGAATTAGTCGAAAATGCCGGACGCGGGACAATTGGCGTTGTGGCTCTCGATAGCCAAGGCAATTTGGCAGTGGGGACATCCACCGGAGGTAAAGGATTTGAACGGATTGGACGCGTTAGCGATTCGGCTATGCCGGCGGGAAATTACGCCACCATGCACGCCGCCGTTAGCTGTACGGGCATCGGCGAAGATATCATCGATGAATGTTTGGCAGCCCGGATTGTAGTGCGCGTAACCGATGGATTGTCGTTACACGCAGCAATGAAACGTACTTTTGCTGAGGCGCACAAAAACCAACGAGACTTAGGAGCGATCGCTCTTGATGCTACGGGAGCGATCGCCTGGGGTAAAACTAGCGAAGTCTTACTAGCGGCTTTCCACGATGGCGAAAAAATTGGCGACACCCTAGAAACCAATGAAGGGACGCTCACAGGTTGCCTGGAAGGATGA
- the glmU gene encoding bifunctional UDP-N-acetylglucosamine diphosphorylase/glucosamine-1-phosphate N-acetyltransferase GlmU — MVAVAILAAGRGTRMKSNLPKVLHSLGGRSLVERVLESLQTVPHGRRMIIVGYQAQEVKTALQEKSNSHLLPTLEFIEQTEQLGTGHAIQQIIPHLEGFTGDLLVLNGDVPLLRPETIKQLLQAHQEHQNAATILTAQLPNPQGYGRVFCNGQNIIKEIVEDRDCTTAQKQNRRINAGVYCFNWSKLMEVLPHLQANNDQKEYYITDAVNQLEQVMAVDVEDYQEMLGINDREQLATAYEILQRRLKSQWMAKGVTMIDPNSITIDDTVTLQPDVIIEPQTHLRGKTEIASGCRIGPGSLIEDSLIGENVTILYSVVTNSIVNANSQIGPYTHLRAEVEVGAGCRLGNFVELKKTVLGSGTNVAHLAYLGDATLGEKVNVGAGTITANYDGVNKHPTIIGDRTKTGANSVLVAPLTIGNDVYIAAGSAVTEDVPDDCLVIGRSRQVIKRGWRKKTH; from the coding sequence ATGGTAGCAGTAGCAATTTTGGCGGCGGGACGCGGAACGCGAATGAAATCGAACTTACCCAAGGTTTTACACTCATTGGGTGGGCGGAGTTTGGTTGAAAGAGTATTGGAGAGCTTGCAGACAGTTCCCCACGGGCGACGGATGATAATTGTGGGCTATCAAGCTCAAGAAGTTAAAACAGCTTTGCAAGAAAAAAGCAATTCTCACCTTTTGCCAACGTTAGAATTTATCGAGCAAACAGAACAATTGGGGACAGGCCATGCTATCCAACAGATAATTCCTCATTTAGAAGGGTTTACGGGGGATTTGCTGGTACTAAATGGCGATGTACCGCTTTTAAGACCTGAAACTATCAAACAGTTGTTACAGGCTCATCAAGAGCATCAAAACGCCGCGACAATTCTTACTGCTCAATTGCCCAATCCTCAAGGCTACGGGCGAGTATTTTGCAACGGACAAAATATTATTAAAGAAATTGTCGAAGATCGAGACTGTACCACCGCCCAAAAACAAAATCGCCGCATCAATGCTGGAGTTTATTGTTTTAATTGGTCAAAATTGATGGAAGTGCTGCCCCACTTGCAAGCAAATAACGATCAAAAAGAATATTACATTACCGATGCCGTAAATCAGCTAGAGCAAGTAATGGCGGTGGATGTAGAAGATTATCAAGAAATGCTCGGTATCAACGATCGCGAACAATTAGCCACCGCCTACGAAATTTTGCAAAGACGCTTGAAATCACAATGGATGGCAAAGGGTGTGACAATGATTGACCCTAACAGCATTACGATTGATGACACGGTAACATTGCAGCCAGATGTAATTATTGAGCCGCAAACTCATTTACGGGGAAAAACAGAAATCGCTTCGGGCTGTCGGATTGGCCCTGGAAGCTTAATTGAAGATAGTTTGATTGGTGAAAACGTAACAATACTGTATTCAGTGGTTACAAACAGTATTGTCAATGCCAATAGTCAAATTGGACCCTATACTCATTTGCGTGCCGAAGTTGAAGTTGGCGCTGGCTGCCGATTAGGAAATTTTGTGGAATTGAAAAAAACCGTCCTAGGTAGTGGTACTAATGTTGCTCATTTAGCTTATTTGGGCGATGCGACTTTAGGGGAAAAAGTCAATGTGGGAGCGGGGACAATTACGGCTAATTACGACGGCGTAAACAAACATCCAACTATAATCGGCGATCGCACCAAAACCGGGGCAAATAGTGTTTTAGTTGCACCGTTAACTATTGGCAACGATGTCTATATTGCCGCCGGATCTGCTGTCACCGAAGATGTGCCGGATGATTGTTTAGTTATCGGGCGCAGTCGTCAGGTAATTAAGCGCGGTTGGCGAAAGAAAACTCACTAA
- a CDS encoding tRNA (5-methylaminomethyl-2-thiouridine)(34)-methyltransferase MnmD, with amino-acid sequence MTCDLFLPQLTADNSYTFYCEEFGETFHSQQGAKTEAEHKFAAPTKLNIKAHQPVIRLLDICYGLGYNTAAALAQIWATNPHCFVEIVALESNLDVPKQAITDDLIACWQPQIQQILTPLANNFQVETGRCQASLIIGDARETIKLIPSNFTADAIFLDPFSPPKCPQLWTVEFIQLVASCLHAQGILATYSAAAAVRTALIAAGLHIGAITSMGRRSPSTIAARYELPPLSVIAQEHLLTRAAIPYRDPTLQDLSAVILLRRQQEQQISLLEPTARWHRRTSRKFKKNP; translated from the coding sequence ATGACTTGCGACTTATTTTTACCACAATTGACCGCCGATAACTCCTACACTTTCTATTGCGAAGAATTTGGGGAGACTTTTCACAGCCAACAGGGAGCAAAAACCGAAGCTGAACATAAGTTTGCGGCTCCAACTAAACTAAATATTAAAGCTCATCAACCAGTAATTAGGCTGTTAGATATTTGTTATGGACTGGGATACAACACGGCGGCGGCTTTGGCGCAAATTTGGGCTACAAATCCCCATTGTTTTGTGGAGATCGTTGCCTTAGAATCTAATCTTGATGTGCCAAAGCAGGCGATAACTGACGATTTAATCGCTTGTTGGCAGCCGCAGATTCAACAAATTTTAACTCCTTTGGCTAACAACTTCCAAGTCGAAACCGGGCGATGTCAGGCGAGTTTAATTATTGGTGATGCTAGAGAGACAATTAAGCTGATTCCATCAAACTTTACCGCCGATGCAATTTTTCTTGATCCCTTTTCGCCTCCCAAGTGTCCACAACTATGGACGGTAGAATTTATCCAGTTAGTTGCAAGTTGTTTGCACGCTCAAGGCATCCTAGCAACTTATTCTGCTGCCGCCGCCGTGAGAACCGCTCTAATAGCTGCGGGGCTGCATATTGGAGCTATAACTTCAATGGGGAGGCGATCGCCTAGTACCATCGCTGCTAGATATGAATTACCGCCTTTATCTGTCATCGCCCAGGAACATTTGCTAACGCGGGCAGCAATTCCTTACCGCGACCCCACTTTGCAAGACTTGAGCGCGGTCATTTTGCTGAGGCGACAACAAGAACAACAAATTAGCCTTTTAGAACCTACTGCCCGTTGGCATCGGCGTACTAGCAGAAAATTTAAGAAAAATCCGTAA
- a CDS encoding class I SAM-dependent methyltransferase, with product MADEIFAKERQFHDQWAATIDIDGINVKDCFEACTAPENRFILRHLGCVRGKKLLDLGCGAGENSVYFAKKGALCVASDYSPGMVEVAMQLAAANGVTIEGRTMNAIALDCPDNTFDIVYAANLLHHLPDPEAVIKEMHRVLKPGGKACFWEPLKHNPIINVYRRMATFVRTEDETPLDINIVKFVESRFAQTTYDTFWLATLWIFLQFYLIEKVDPNKERYWKKIIIEQARLKPQYQRLEKLDVILKKIPLMKRFAWNLAVVATK from the coding sequence ATGGCTGATGAAATATTTGCAAAAGAAAGGCAGTTTCACGACCAATGGGCAGCCACAATTGATATAGATGGCATCAACGTCAAAGATTGCTTTGAAGCTTGTACCGCCCCCGAAAATCGCTTTATATTGCGCCATTTGGGATGTGTTCGCGGGAAGAAATTATTAGATTTGGGTTGCGGTGCGGGAGAGAATAGCGTTTATTTTGCTAAAAAAGGCGCATTGTGTGTTGCTTCCGACTATTCGCCAGGGATGGTAGAAGTAGCCATGCAACTAGCGGCGGCTAACGGAGTCACTATCGAGGGTAGAACTATGAATGCGATCGCCCTCGATTGTCCTGACAATACCTTTGATATCGTCTATGCTGCCAATTTGCTGCATCATTTGCCCGATCCTGAAGCTGTAATTAAAGAAATGCACCGCGTCCTTAAACCCGGTGGAAAAGCTTGTTTTTGGGAACCTTTGAAGCACAATCCGATTATCAATGTATATCGTCGCATGGCAACTTTTGTGAGAACCGAAGACGAAACACCATTAGATATTAATATAGTTAAGTTTGTAGAATCAAGGTTTGCTCAAACTACTTACGATACATTTTGGTTAGCAACCTTGTGGATTTTCTTACAATTTTACTTAATCGAGAAAGTAGATCCCAATAAAGAGCGCTACTGGAAGAAAATTATTATCGAACAAGCTAGATTAAAACCCCAATATCAGCGTTTGGAAAAGTTAGACGTAATTTTGAAAAAAATTCCTTTAATGAAGCGTTTTGCTTGGAATTTAGCTGTTGTAGCAACAAAATAG